A region from the Rhinoderma darwinii isolate aRhiDar2 chromosome 2, aRhiDar2.hap1, whole genome shotgun sequence genome encodes:
- the CIDEB gene encoding lipid transferase CIDEB, protein MDFISNLSAGAFRSVSSVGSEITRRVKTVSAPPQRPFRVCGHDRSVRKGVTAGSLRELIAKAMDALFLTGIVTLILEDDGTLLDTEEFFDTIEDGSVIMVLERGQKWNPRKGVLSYSLQKEKPRNSRDIARITFDVYKLNPRDLFGSLNIKATFYGLYSMSCDFQCLGPKKVLREFLRFLSATFNGLGRLMLTASGVLRRLLEGADQWQNRICEYED, encoded by the exons GTCTGTCTCATCGGTAGGCTCAGAAATAACTCGGAGAGTGAAAACGGTATCTGCACCACCGCAGAGACCTTTCCGTGTATGTGGCCATGACCGCTCTGTACGTAAAGGAGTTACTGCGGGTTCCCTCCGAGAGCTCATAGCAAAG GCTATGGATGCTCTTTTTCTAACGGGGATTGTGACTTTAATTTTGGAAGATGACGGGACTCTTCTGGACACAGAAGAATTCTTTGACACCATTGAAGATGGTTCAGTTATTATGGTTTTGGAAAGAGGACAAAAGTGGAATCCAAGAAAG GGCGTATTGTCTTATTCCTTGCAGAAGGAAAAACCACGGAACAGTCGAGATATTGCACGAATCACATTTGATGTATACAAACTAAACCCACGTGATCTGTTTGGCAGTCTAAATATAAAGGCCACCTTCTATGGCTTGTATTCCATGAGCTGTGATTTCCAGTGCTTGGGTCCCAAGAAAGTGCTGAG GGAGTTTTTGCGGTTTCTATCAGCAACTTTTAATGGTTTGGGTCGTTTGATGCTTACTGCCTCTGGTGTACTGAGACGGTTGCTAGAGGGCGCAGATCAATGGCAGAATCGAATCTGTGAATATGAAGACTGA